A genomic window from Pecten maximus chromosome 6, xPecMax1.1, whole genome shotgun sequence includes:
- the LOC117329317 gene encoding uncharacterized protein LOC117329317, translated as MGCYFHWAQAVMRKVQSLGLKTTYCEKKGLYVFIQQLLGLPYLPPGHIERAFQSLTAKLPCPEVEDLVSYLENAWLHNPNWSVRQWSVFRQSIRTNNDCEGWHRRLNGKAGRAILHFYLLVPLLRKEANSIEVTMRLVEEQTITRHRRTQNRLRETKVEQLWNDYESQTVQTSAFLRGISRLCAPGFPE; from the exons ATGGGAtgttattttcactgggcacAGGCAGTAATGCGAAAGGTACAGTCCCTTGGACTGAAGACGACCTACTGTGAAAAGAAGGGACTGTACGTCTTCATCCAGCAACTGCTCGGCCTTCCGTACCTCCCGCCAGGACATATTGAGAGGGCATTCCAGAGCCTGACCGCTAAG CTTCCTTGTCCAGAGGTAGAGGACCTGGTGTCCTATTTGGAGAACGCCTGGCTGCACAACCCAAACTGGAGTGTCCGTCAATGGAGTGTGTTCCGCCAGAGCATCCGCACGAACAACGACTGCGAAG gCTGGCACCGACGATTGAATGGCAAGGCAGGCCGGGCCATACTCCATTTTTACCTCCTAGTTCCACTTCTGAGGAAGGAAGCCAACTCCATCGAAGTGACCATGCGTTTGGTGGAGGAGCAGACCATCACCCGTCACCGCCGCACACAGAACCGTCTCCGCGAGACCAAGGTGGAACAGCTTTGGAACGACTACGAGAGTCAGACAGTGCAAACGTCAGCATTTCTGAGGGGAATCTCGAGGCTTTGTGCTCCAGGATTTCCTGAGTAG